The proteins below are encoded in one region of Equus caballus isolate H_3958 breed thoroughbred chromosome 16, TB-T2T, whole genome shotgun sequence:
- the DAZL gene encoding deleted in azoospermia-like gives MSAANPETPNSTISREASTQSSSATTSQGYVLPEGKIMPNTIFVGGIDVRMDETEIRSFFARYGSVKEVKIITDRTGVSKGYGFVSFYNDVDVQKIVESQINFHGKKLKLGPAIRKQNLCAYHVQPRPLVFNPPPPPQFQSVWSNPNTETYMQPPTMMNPITQYVQAYPPYPSSPVQVITGYQLPVYNYQMPPQWPVGEQRSYVIPPAYTAVNYHCNEVDAGAEVLTSECSVHEATPSSGNGPQKKSVDRSIQTVVSCLFNPENRLRNSVVTQDDYFKDRRVHHFRRSRAVLKSV, from the exons TCTGCTGCAAACCCTGAGACTCCAAACTCAACTATCTCAAGAGAGGCCAGCACCCAGTCCTCATCGGCTACAACCAGCCAAGGCTATGTTTTACCAGAAGGCAAAATCATGCCAAACACCATTTTTGTTGGTGGAATTGATGTTAGG ATGGATGAAACCGAAATTAGAAGTTTCTTTGCTAGATATGGTTCAGTAAAAGAAGTGAAGATAATCACGGATCGAACTGGTGTGTCCAAAGG CTAtggatttgtttcattttataatgatGTGGATGTGCAGAAGATTGTAGAA TCACAAATAAATTTCCATGGTAAAAAGCTGAAACTTGGCCCTGCAATCAGGAAACAAAATTTAT gtGCTTATCATGTGCAGCCACGTCCTTTGGTTTTTAATCCTCCACCGCCACCACAGTTTCAGAGTGTCTGGAGTAATCCAAACACTGAAACTTACATGCAGCCTCCAACCATGATGAATCCTATTACTCAATATGTTCAG GCATATCCTCCTTATCCAAGTTCACCAGTCCAGGTCATCACTGGATATCAGCTGCCTGTATATAATTATCAG atgccGCCACAGTGGCCTGTTGGGGAACAAAGGAGTTATGTTATACCTCCG GCTTATACAGCAGTTAACTACCACTGTAATGAAGTTGATGCAGGAGCTGAAGTTTTGACAAGTGAATGCTCAGTTCATGAAGCTACTCCATCTTCTGGAAATGGCCCACAAAAG AAGTCTGTGGACCGAAGCATACAGACGGTGGTATCTTGTCTATTTAATCCAGAGAACAGACTGAGAAACTCTGTTGTTACTCAAGATGACTATTTCAAG gATAGAAGAGTGCATCACTTTAGAAGAAGTCGAGCAGTGCTTAAATCGGTTTGA